Proteins from a genomic interval of Arachis hypogaea cultivar Tifrunner chromosome 10, arahy.Tifrunner.gnm2.J5K5, whole genome shotgun sequence:
- the LOC112718449 gene encoding cation/H(+) antiporter 15-like gives MGSAAAPAPAPAAAAAFNESDKSMICYIPTMTTTNGVWQQGLNPLRYALPLFVVQLTLVVLATRLFYFILRPFHQPRVIAEVLGGLLLGPSVLGQIDGFGTRVFPLRSMLMLETMANIGLIYFMFLIGLEMDMDVMKRTGKKAVSIAIAGMILPFVVGFTLSHIVEHNHTSMESDTTRISYIIYLGVVLSVTAFPVLVRMLADLKLVNTELGKLAISTSLINDMCAWALLAVGIALSERKARYSYASLLVLLSSLAFVVVCILVIRPLVSWMIRKTPEGQPFSETQICIVLTGVMISAFITDALGTHAVFGAFVYGLVIPNGPLAAAIIEKLEDFVSGLLLPLFFAMSGLKTNLTLIKGAARWGFVILMVPLTCIGKVLGTLVVSLLFQIPVREGVILGLLMNTKGFIEIIVLNVGWEQKVLGDEVFSIMVLVTILMTAIISPTVTLIHKPRKRHISYKNRTMQSTGTDAELRILVCIHVPRNVPTIINLLEATHPTIKSPITVNVLHLVELTGRASAMLVVHNTTDKKSGRPVNKTQAQTEQIITAFRNFEENVDCVSVQPLTVISPYPTMHEDICSIAEDKRVSFIIIPFHKQQTVAGEMEDTIPAFRLVNHNLMQTAPCSVGILVDRGLNGSTRLAARPTCHQVTVLFFGGPDDREALSFGWRMSRHPRVRLTVMHFVPRKDLTVSNNEEDDAQGTERDNYSNNNDNLLDEEIMYELRLIAEHDDYVEYLERVVGNGEETVGAIRAMKNVNDLFIVGRGQGASPLTEGLTDWSECPELGAIGDLLASSDFETSASVLVVLQYVGEGPEGEQVMVTQKPWLATHDFYRSLINRRMSRRKYGSESPAMY, from the exons atggGTAGCGCGGCTGCACCAGCGCCGGCGCCGGCAGCTGCAGCGGCGTTTAACGAATCGGACAAATCAATGATTTGCTACATACCAACGATGACAACAACAAATGGTGTATGGCAGCAGGGTCTTAACCCTTTACGTTACGCCCTCCCTCTCTTCGTCGTGCAGTTAACCTTAGTTGTTCTTGCCACACGTCTCTTCTATTTCATCCTCAGACCCTTTCACCAACCCCGCGTCATCGCCGAGGTTTTG gGTGGATTGTTGTTAGGGCCATCGGTGCTAGGTCAAATCGACGGTTTTGGGACTAGGGTTTTCCCTTTGAGAAGTATGTTGATGCTTGAGACAATGGCCAACATTGGCCTCATATACTTCATGTTCCTCATAGGGTTAGAGATGGACATGGATGTGATGAAGCGCACGGGCAAGAAGGCGGTTTCTATAGCCATTGCCGGCATGATTTTGCCCTTCGTGGTGGGTTTCACTCTCTCTCACATCGTGGAGCACAACCACACGAGCATGGAATCGGATACAACTCGTATCAGCTATATCATATACCTTGGTGTTGTGTTATCTGTGACTGCATTCCCTGTGCTTGTTAGAATGCTTGCTGATCTTAAGCTTGTTAATACGGAGCTTGGGAAGCTTGCAATCTCAACTTCTTTGATTAATGACATGTGTGCTTGGGCTTTGTTAGCTGTAGGCATTGCCTTGTCAGAGAGGAAAGCTCGTTATTCTTATGCTTCTCTCTTGGTTCTCTTGTCAAGTCTTGCATTTGTTGTTGTTTGCATTCTTGTTATTAGGCCTCTGGTGTCATGGATGATACGTAAAACCCCAGAGGGACAACCCTTCAGTGAAACACAGATATGCATTGTGCTTACTGGTGTTATGATCTCTGCTTTTATCACTGATGCACTTGGGACACATGCTGTGTTTGGTGCATTTGTCTATGGTTTGGTTATTCCAAATGGGCCACTTGCTGCTGCTATCATTGAGAAGCTTGAGGACTTTGTTTCTGGCCTTCTGCTACCTCTCTTCTTTGCTATGAGTGGCCTCAAGACTAATCTCACCTTGATCAAGGGAGCCGCTAGATGGGGATTTGTGATCTTGATGGTTCCTCTTACTTGTATTGGCAAGGTCCTTGGTACTCTTGTTGTTTCTCTCCTATTCCAAATACCTGTCAGGGAAGGTGTAATTCTTGGTCTGCTTATGAATACTAAAGGCTTCATTGAAATTATAGTGCTCAACGTTGGCTGGGAACAAAAG GTATTGGGAGATGAAGTATTTTCAATCATGGTTCTTGTAACAATTCTGATGACAGCAATCATTTCACCCACAGTGACATTGATCCACAAGCCAAGAAAAAGACACATATCATACAAGAACAGAACAATGCAAAGTACAGGAACAGATGCAGAGCTAAGAATCCTTGTGTGCATTCACGTCCCTAGAAATGTCCCAACCATAATCAACCTCCTCGAAGCAACCCACCCCACAATAAAATCCCCCATTACCGTAAACGTCCTCCACCTGGTTGAACTCACCGGCAGAGCCTCCGCCATGCTGGTTGTCCACAACACCACCGACAAAAAATCAGGCCGCCCCGTTAACAAAACACAAGCGCAAACAGAGCAGATCATCACAGCATTCCGTAACTTCGAAGAAAACGTGGACTGCGTCTCGGTTCAGCCACTGACTGTGATCTCCCCATACCCCACCATGCATGAAGACATTTGCAGCATTGCAGAAGACAAAAGAGTGTCTTTCATTATCATCCCTTTCCACAAACAACAAACGGTTGCCGGAGAGATGGAAGACACCATCCCTGCGTTTAGGCTGGTGAACCACAACCTCATGCAAACCGCTCCCTGCTCCGTTGGGATCCTCGTGGATCGAGGCCTCAACGGATCCACAAGATTAGCCGCCAGGCCCACGTGTCATCAGGTGACCGTCTTGTTCTTCGGAGGACCTGACGACAGAGAAGCTCTTTCCTTTGGGTGGAGAATGTCAAGGCACCCCAGGGTTCGCCTCACCGTCATGCATTTCGTTCCTAGAAAAGATCTTACAGTTAGCAATAATGAAGAAGATGATGCTCAAGGAACCGAGAGAGATAATTATAGCAATAATAATGATAActtgttagatgaagagatcaTGTACGAGTTAAGGTTGATAGCAGAACATGATGATTATGTTGAGTACTTAGAAAGAGTTGTAGGGAACGGAGAGGAGACAGTAGGGGCAATAAGGGCAATGAAGAATGTGAATGATTTGTTCATAGTTGGGAGAGGGCAAGGGGCATCACCATTAACAGAAGGGTTGACGGATTGGAGTGAGTGCCCGGAGTTGGGTGCCATAGGGGACTTGTTGGCTTCTTCAGACTTTGAAACATCTGCTTCGGTGCTTGTGGTGCTCCAGTATGTTGGGGAAGGTCCAGAAGGAGAACAAGTCATGGTCACTCAAAAGCCATGGCTTGCAACTCATGATTTCTACCGAAGCTTGATCAACAGACGTATgtcaagaagaaaatatggatccGAATCACCAGctatgtattaa
- the LOC112714677 gene encoding equilibrative nucleotide transporter 3 encodes MARNTNRMALIAADDVDNHKDNGAPRKPEGKQKAMLVCFILGLGSLVSWNSMLTIADYYYTLFPKYHPSRVLTLVYQPFALGTIAIMTWNESKINTRMRNLAGYSLFSASTFLVLVLDLATGGKGGIAHFIGLCVLSACFGLADGLVQGGMVGDLSFMCPEFIQSFLAGLAASGALISLLRVLTKLAFDKSHDGLRKGAILFLACSTFIEFVCIFLYAFCFPKLPIVKYYRSKAAAEGSKTVSADLAAVGLNTKPNDQGADDDSKQVERMSIKELLLKNLDYAVDLLLIYVITLSIFPGFLYENTGTHQLGTWYPIVLIAMYNVLDLISRYIPLVKWLKLESRKGIFIAVVLRFLLIPAFYFTAKYADQGWMILLTSFLGLTNGYLTVCVLTLAPKGYKGPEQNALGNLLVACLLGGIFAGVVLDWLWLIGHGNW; translated from the exons ATGGCAAGAAATACCAA TAGAATGGCCCTGATTGCTGCTGATGATGTTGATAATCATAAGGATAATGGAGCACCAAGAAAGCCTGAG GGAAAACAGAAAGCCATGTTAGTTTGTTTCATTCTGGGACTTGGCTCACTTGTTTCATGGAACAGCATGTTGACCATTGCAGATTACTATTACACATTGTTCCCT aaatatcaTCCCTCAAGGGTACTTACCCTGGTTTATCAACCATTTGCACTTGGAACAATAGCAATAATGACATGGAACGAGTCGAAGATCAATACTAGAATGCGTAATTTGGCAGGATACAGTCTTTTCTCTGCCAGCACCTTTTTAGTTCTTGTT TTGGATCTAGCAACAGGAGGGAAAGGTGGTATTGCACATTTCATTGGTTTATGTGTGCTTTCTGCTTGTTTTGGATTAGCAGATGGTCTTGTCCAGGGTGGAATGGTTGGAGACCTCAGTTTTATGTGCCCTGAGTTTATCCAG TCTTTCCTTGCTGGTTTAGCTGCATCAGGAGCTTTGATTTCTTTACTTAGAGTGCTCACCAAGCTAGCATTTGATAAATCTCATGATGGACTTCGCAAAGGAGCTA TTCTATTCCTTGCTTGCTCCACATTCATTGAGtttgtgtgtatttttctatacGCATTCTGCTTCCCTAAATTGCCAATTGTGAAATACTACCGGTCGAAGGCAGCCGCCGAGGGATCGAAAACTGTTTCGGCTGATCTTGCTGCTGTTGGCCTTAACACAAAGCCAAATGATCAA GGTGCTGATGATGATTCCAAACAAGTAGAAAGGATGAGCATCAAAGAGTTGTTGCTAAAGAACCTTGACTATGCAGTTGATTTATTACTTATATATGTAATAACACTGTCAATATTCCCTGGATTCTTGTATGAGAATACAGGAACACATCAATTAGGCACATG GTATCCAATTGTTTTGATTGCAATGTATAATGTGTTGGATCTGATATCAAGATACATACCTTTGGTGAAATGGCTCAAGTTGGAATCCAGAAAGGGAATATTCATAGCAGTAGTGTTGAGATTCTTGCTGATCCCAGCATTCTACTTTACAGCAAAATATGCAGACCAGGGATGGATGATCCTACTCACCTCATTCTTGGGACTCACCAATGGCTATCTCACAGTTTGTGTTCTTACTTTGGCACCAAAAGGTTACAAG GGTCCAGAGCAGAATGCATTAGGTAATTTACTTGTGGCGTGTCTCTTAGGAGGAATATTTGCTGGGGTTGTTCTTGATTGGTTGTGGTTAATTGGTCATGGTAATTGGTAA
- the LOC112714675 gene encoding uncharacterized protein, whose product MHKHIRKAARLFLRGHRSGHLEVGRHGVIVTAGHNIHQYRSYMQYKFPGEARRSLLWYGTYGSFHKCYSLRNTSVISARNATTLNNAQIAWKSLYRKYCSSRDTLPTINTIAQAVSLAFSRYYFLVPGIFALTCGELALARGNWVDADRYQSQNALYVRAQDGYNYMFAFTYLVVEGIVLLLRALYLAILFSPSIVMAPFADYLGPKYRELWLQVVHRTLEKSGPAFIKWGQWAATRPDLFPRDLCSKLSELHSKAPEHSFNYTKKTIEKAFGRKISEIFENFEELPVASGSIAQVHRAKLKYRYPGQQGNLMDVAVKVRHPGVGESIRRDFAILNLAAKLSNFIPALNWLRLDESVQQFAVYMMSQVDLAREAAHLSRFIYNFRRWRDVSFPKPVYPLVHPAVLVETYEKGESVSHYVDDLQGHERIKSALAHIGTHALLKMLLVDNFIHADMHPGNILVRVSQSNSRKRLFKSKPHVIFLDVGMTAELSGSDRVNLVEFFKAVALRDGRTAALCALSLSKQQNCPNPNAFIEEVEEAFTFWGTPEGDLVHPAECMEQLLEKVRRHRVNIDGNVCTVMVTTLVLEGWQRKLDPGYNVMQTLQTLLLRADWAKSLSYTIDGLMAP is encoded by the exons ATGCATAAACATATAAGGAAAGCTGCTCGATTGTTTCTTCGAGGTCACAGAAGTGGACACCTGGAAGTGGGTAGACATGGGGTGATTGTCACAGCTGGACACAACATCCACCAATACAGGTCCTACATGCAATATAAGTTTCCTGGTGAAGCACGTCGGTCATTGTTGTGGTATGGGACATATGGGAGCTTTCATAAATGTTATTCTCTTAGGAATACTTCAGTAATCTCAGCAAGAAATGCGACGACACTTAATAATGCTCAAATTGCCTGGAAATCACTGTACAGAAAGTATTGTTCCAGTCGTGACACACTTCCCACCATAAATACGATTGCTCAGGCTGTGAGCCTTGCCTTTTCTCGTTATTATTTTCTTGTCCCTGGCATTTTTGCGCTTACATGTGGAGAGCTTGCATTGGCTCGGGGAAATTGGGTAGATGCAGATCGCTACCAATCACAGAATGCTCTGTATGTTCGTGCACAAGATGGGTACAATTACATGTTTGCTTTTACATACCTTGTAGTTGAAGGAATTGTCCTATTACTTAGAGCTCTATATCTAGCCATATTATTCTCTCCAAGTATCGTGATGGCACCATTTGCAGACTATCTTGGACCAAAATACAGGGAATTGTGGCTCCAGGTCGTTCATCGTACGCTAGAAAAGTCAGGTCCAGCATTCATAAAATGGGGTCAGTGGGCAGCTACACGGCCTGATCTGTTTCCACGAGATCTATGCTCTAAGCTTTCAGAACTTCATTCCAAAGCTCCTGAGCATAGCTTTAACTACAcaaagaaaactatagaaaaagcATTTGGCCGAAAAATTTctgagatttttgaaaactttgaagAATTGCCTGTCGCATCTGGAAGCATTGCCCAAGTGCATCGTGCTAAATTAAAATATCGTTATCCTGGTCAACAAGGAAACCTCATGGATGTAGCTGTAAAGGTTAGGCATCCTGGTGTGGGAGAATCAATCAGAAGAGATTTTGCTATCCTAAATTTGGCGGCAAAACTTTCAAACTTCATCCCTGCCCTAAATTGGCTAAGGTTAGATGAGAGTGTGCAACAGTTTGCAGTTTACATGATGTCTCAAGTTGACCTTGCAAGGGAAGCTGCCCATTTGAGCCGTTTTATATACAATTTCCGTCGCTGGAGGGATGTTTCTTTCCCTAAGCCTGTCTATCCGCTGGTGCATCCTGCTGTATTGGTAGAAACGTATGAGAAGGGGGAAAGTGTATCGCATTATGTTGATGATCTTCAAGGACATGAAAGGATTAAGTCTGCTCTTGCTCACATTGGGACTCATGCACTCTTGAAGATGCTTCTG GTGGACAACTTCATTCATGCAGACATGCATCCTGGAAATATCCTTGTCCGAGTGTCTCAGAGCAATTCTCGGAAACGGCTCTTCAAATCAAAGCCTCATGTAATTTTCCTTGATGTAGGCATGACTGCTGAATTGTCTGGCAGTGATCGAGTTAATTTAGTGGAATTTTTCAAAGCTGTTGCGCTCCGAGATGGCCGAACTGCTGCACTATGTGCACTCAGTTTATCAAAACAACAGAATTGCCCAAATCCAAATGCTTTTATTGAG GAAGTAGAAGAGGCATTTACATTTTGGGGCACTCCAGAAGGTGATCTGGTTCATCCTGCCGAGTGCATGGAGCAATTACTTGAGAAAGTTCGGCGTCATAGAGTTAATATTGATGGCAATGTATGTACCGTCATGGTGACGACTTTGGTTCTTGAG GGTTGGCAGCGAAAGCTTGATCCTGGATACAACGTGATGCAGACGCTGCAGACGTTGCTACTTAGAGCTGATTGGGCAAAGTCTCTTTCTTACACAATTGACGGACTCATGGCTCCTTGA
- the LOC112718124 gene encoding protein MOTHER of FT and TFL1 homolog 2, whose translation MGRSTGALSVGKVIGEVVDPFAPTAEITVIYGSKQVANGCEIKPSLAADKPYVRILGPSNNAAHLYTLVMVDPDAPSPSEPSYREWLHWMVVDIPNGSDVTQGKELVTYTGPCPPVGIHRYVFAAFNQSNEGPTTQIGPPNGRPNFNTRQFASQHYLGPPVAAIYFNSQKEPKTRKRQ comes from the exons ATGGGTAGGTCAACTGGGGCACTGTCCGTCGGCAAGGTCATTGGAGAAGTTGTTGACCCCTTCGCTCCGACCGCTGAAATCACAGTTATCTACGGCTCCAAACAGGTTGCTAACGGTTGTGAAATCAAACCTTCTCTAGCAGCTGATAAACCCTATGTTCGAATTCTAGGTCCCTCTAATAATGCTGCCCATCTCTACACTCTG GTAATGGTGGATCCTGATGCTCCAAGTCCTAGCGAACCATCATACAGAGAGTGGCTCCACTG GATGGTTGTGGATATCCCTAATGGTTCTGATGTCACTCAAG GGAAGGAGTTGGTGACGTACACAGGACCATGTCCACCGGTGGGAATTCACCGCTACGTTTTTGCTGCATTTAATCAAAGTAATGAAGGCCCAACAACTCAAATTGGGCCTCCAAATGGGCGGCCCAATTTCAATACTCGCCAGTTTGCTTCCCAACACTATCTTGGGCCTCCGGTTGCCGCTATATACTTCAATTCTCAGAAGGAACCTAAGACTAGGAAACGTCAATAA
- the LOC112714678 gene encoding equilibrative nucleotide transporter 3, with the protein MVTSDENEEPRRLEGKQKAMAVCFILGLGSLVSWNSMLTIGDYYYSVFPKYHPARVLTLVYQPFAIGTLLIMSYYESRINTRLRNLAGFILFFASTFAVLILDLVTSGKGGIGPYVGICLLAACFGIADAHVEGGMVGDLCFMCPEFIQSYFAGLAASGALTSILRILTKLAFEKSHNGLRKGAILFLAISTFIEFLCIFLYAIYFTKLPIVKHYRAKAASEGSKTVSADLAAAGIQTMPNDQESQDIKEQMRLGNKQLLLENLDYAADLFLIYVLTLSIFPGFLYEDTGSHKLGAWYAIVLIAMYNVMDLISRYIPLVKCLKLESRKGLLIAVLSRFLLIPAFYFTAKYGDQGWMILLTSFLGLTNGYLTVCVLTVAPKGYKGPEQNALGNLLVLFLLTGIFAGVCLDWLWIIGKGSF; encoded by the exons ATGGTTACCAGTGATGAAAATGAAGAACCAAGAAGGCTTGAA GGGAAACAAAAAGCGATGGCAGTTTGCTTCATTCTTGGACTTGGGTCCCTAGTCTCTTGGAACAGTATGCTGACAATAGGAGATTATTATTACAGTGTCTTCCCT AAATATCATCCTGCAAGGGTACTTACCTTGGTTTATCAACCATTTGCAATTGGAACACTGCTCATAATGTCATATTACGAGTCAAGGATCAATACTAGATTGCGGAATTTGGCTGGATTCATACTTTTCTTTGCAAGTACTTTTGCTGTGCTTATT TTGGATCTAGTAACATCCGGGAAAGGTGGAATTGGACCCTATGTTGGTATATGTTTGCTAGCTGCTTGTTTTGGAATAGCAGATGCTCATGTTGAAGGTGGCATGGTAGGAGACCTGTGTTTTATGTGCCCAGAGTTTATCCAG TCCTACTTTGCTGGTTTGGCTGCATCTGGGGCTCTAACTTCTATTCTGAGAATACTGACCAAGTTAGCTTTTGAGAAATCTCATAATGGACTTCGCAAGGGAGCTA TCCTGTTCCTTGCGATCTCCACATTCATCGAGTTTCTGTGTATATTCCTCTACGCAATCTACTTCACCAAATTGCCCATAGTGAAACATTACCGTGCAAAGGCAGCCTCAGAAGGATCAAAAACTGTTTCAGCTGACCTTGCTGCTGCTGGTATTCAAACAATGCCAAACGATCAa GAATCACAAGATATCAAAGAACAAATGCGATTGGGAAACAAACAATTATTGCTTGAGAACCTTGATTATGCAGCTGATTTATTTCTTATATACGTACTAACACTGTCAATCTTCCCGGGATTCCTGTATGAAGATACTGGATCACACAAATTAGGAGCATG GTATGCAATTGTTTTGATTGCAATGTATAATGTGATGGATCTGATATCAAGATACATACCCCTTGTAAAATGCCTCAAGTTGGAATCCAGAAAGGGCCTGCTAATAGCAGTTCTTTCGAGATTCTTGCTGATCCCAGCATTCTACTTTACAGCAAAATATGGTGACCAGGGATGGATGATCCTACTCACCTCATTCTTGGGACTCACCAATGGCTATCTCACGGTGTGTGTTCTCACAGTAGCACCAAAAGGTTACAAG GGTCCTGAACAGAATGCATTGGGTAATTTGCTTGTGTTGTTTCTCTTAACCGGCATATTTGCTGGGGTTTGTCTTGATTGGTTGTGGATCATAGGTAAAGGTTCATTCTAG
- the LOC112714676 gene encoding lysine-specific demethylase JMJ28, which yields MGKKRNKVEEALPDNLRCSRTDGRQWRCRRRVMDNLKLCELHYLQGRHRQYKQKVPESLKLQRTTSTKTEGQNSTTSQNDPVLKSTEIRARISKLMMLRRKKRKLSGGSEGGPIKRKSKKKKKKEKRDAHLELLRMVLQREVEKSKGKKKDQSENGNVEEDLELHHYYDEGELRRELPNGVMEIAPAASTPHDYTNVGSHFDVKVGIFDHGRALTPRYFRSKNVERDPVGKLQVVPYGVNLKKGKRKKCHWCQRSDSWNLIKCSRCQKEFFCMNCIKERYFDTQNEVKMACPVCRGTCTCKDCLAIQRKDRESKEYLAGRSRVDRILHFHYSICMLLPVLKQISEDQHIELETEAKIKGKTITDILVKQVEFGRNEKNYCNHCKTPILDLHRSCLSCSYSLCLSCCQELRQGRTSEEVSSYLSKLPDEIHSCTAGENHLLDDKAILHENSTGSSTLPESSGFDGTYGVSCPSTELGGCGDSHLDLRCLFPLSWIKEMEVMADEIVCSYEFPEILDKSSSCLLCIDRDQQLQKAAQREDSNDNCLFYPTILDITSDHFEHFQKHWGKGHPVIVQDALKSTSNLSWDPLILFCAYLERSITRYENNKDLLEACLDWCEVEINIRQYFTGSLKSQPQRNAWHEMLKIKGWLSSQLFKEEFPAHFAAIIDAIPIQEYMNPMSGFLNMAVNLPQGTTKHDMGPYIYISYGCADEETDSVTKLCYDSYDLVNIMAHTTDVPLSAEHLTKIRRLLKKHKALCRRESSKITAEHAEDTEQNGHQGVVREGMDFFRRVNRISSIPTEARTKTNHSLDTDTSGSGECDLVSDAGKAQSSSPIHKTVKSTEMSPDHDNTRRTLENPNGDKSKFTEDSGAQWDVFRREDVPKLLEYLKRHHDEFSYSHEYQEEMVHPILDQSFYLNNFHKMRLKEEFEIEPWTFEQHVGEAVIIPTGCPYQIRNPKCSVHVVLEFVSPENVSESIQLIDEVRLLPKDHIAKVDKLEVKKMALYSMNTAIKEIRDFTSKA from the exons ATGGGAAAAAAACGGAATAAGGTGGAAGAAGCTCTGCCGGACAACCTGCGGTGCAGCCGCACCGACGGTCGGCAATGGCGGTGCCGGCGGCGCGTGATGGACAACCTCAAACTCTGCGAGCTTCACTACCTTCAAGGGCGCCACCGCCAGTACAAGCAGAAGGTTCCGGAGTCACTGAAGCTTCAGAGAACAACGAGCACCAAGACGGAGGGGCAAAACAGCACCACTTCCCAAAACGACCCCGTTTTGAAGAGCACTGAAATTAGGGCGAGGATTTCAAAGTTGATGATGctcaggaggaagaagaggaaattATCCGGGGGTTCAGAGGGTGGTCCGATTAAGAggaagagtaagaagaagaagaagaaggagaagcgtGATGCGCATTTGGAACTGCTAAGGATGGTTCTGCAGAGAGAGGTTGAGAAGAGCAAAGGGAAGAAGAAGGATCAGAGTGAGAATGGGAATGTGGAGGAGGATTTGGAGCTGCACCATTACTATGATGAGGGTGAGCTCAGGAGGGAATTGCCCAATGGTGTTATGGAGATTGCTCCTGCTGCTTCAACCCCACATGATTACACCAATGTGGGTTCCCATTTTGATGTCAAAGTTGGAATCTTTGATCATGGCAGAGCTCTTACACCCCGTTACTTCAGGTCCAAGAATGTTGAGAGAGACCCTGTTGGCAAGTTGCAG GTTGTGCCTTATGGAGTGAACTTGAAGAAGGGTAAGAGGAAGAAGTGCCATTGGTGCCAGAGAAGTGATTCCTGGAATCTGATAAAGTGTTCTCGCTGCCAGAAAGAGTTTTTCTGcatgaattgcattaaagaaag GTATTTTGACACCCAAAATGAAGTTAAGATGGCATGTCCAGTGTGTAGAGGAACTTGCACTTGTAAAGATTGCTTGGCTATTCAACGTAAAGACAGAGAAAGTAAG GAATATTTAGCTGGTAGAAGCAGAGTTGATAGAATATTGCATTTTCATTATTCAATCTGTATGCTGCTTCCTGTACTGAAACAAATAAGTGAAGATCAGCATATTGAGCTGGAAACAGAAGCGAAAATCAAAG GGAAAACAATCACTGATATTCTCGTCAAGCAGGTTGAATTCGGCCGCAATGAGAAGAATTACTG CAATCACTGCAAAACACCCATCCTGGATCTTCATAGAAGCTGCCTTAGTTGTTCCTATAGCCTTTGCTTAAGTTGTTGTCAGGAATTAAGACAAGGAAGAACTTCTGAAGAAGTTAGCTCTTATTTGTCCAAGCTACCTGATGAAATACACAGTTGTACTGCTGGTGAAAACCACCTTTTGGATGATAAGGCCATTTTACACGAAAACTCAACTGGCTCTTCAACATTGCCTGAATCGTCAGGGTTTGATGGTACCTATGGTGTGTCATGTCCATCTACAGAGTTAGGTGGTTGTGGCGATAGCCATCTTGATTTGAGATGTCTTTTTCCCTTAAGCTGGATTAAAGAGATGGAAGTAATGGCAGACGAAATAGTTTGCAGTTatgaatttcctgaaattttgGATAAAAGTTCATCCTGCTTACTGTGTATTGACAGAGATCAGCAGCTGCAAAAGGCAGCTCAAAGAGAAGATTCTAATGATAATTGTTTGTTTTATCCTACGATTTTGGACATTACTAGTGATCATTTTGAACACTTTCAGAAACACTGGGGGAAGGGCCATCCTGTAATAGTGCAAGATGCACTCAAGAGTACTTCAAACCTCAGTTGGGATCCACTCATCTTGTTCTGTGCTTATCTTGAGAGGAGCATTACAAGATATGAGAATAATAAGGACTTACTTGAAGCTTGTTTGGATTGGTGTGAG GTGGAAATCAACATTAGGCAGTATTTTACTGGGTCCCTTAAAAGTCAGCCCCAGAGGAATGCTTGGCATGAGATGTTGAAAATAAAAGGCTGGTTGTCTTCCCAGCTATTCAAAGAAGAGTTTCCAGCTCATTTTGCTGCAATAATTGATGCCATACCAATTCAAGAATACATGAATCCCATGTCTGGTTTCCTTAACATGGCTGTAAATTTGCCACAGGGGACTACAAAACATGACATGGGACCGTATATCTATATCTCATACGGCTGCGCTGATGAAGAAACTGATTCTGTGACCAAACTATGTTACGACTCATATGATTTG GTTAACATTATGGCACATACCACAGATGTCCCTCTGTCTGCAGAACACCTTACTAAAATACGCAGATTATTGAAAAAGCACAAAGCTTTATGTCGAAGGGAGTCTTCCAAAATTACTGCTGAGCATGCTGAAGACACAGAACAAAATGGACATCAAGGTGTGGTAAGAGAAGGGATGGACTTTTTCAGGAGAGTCAATAGAATATCTTCTATCCCCACTGAAGCCAGAACGAAAACTAATCACAGTTTAGACACCGATACCTCTGGGAGTGGAGAATGTGATTTAGTTTCTGATGCTGGAAAAGCGCAAAGTTCTTCACCTATCCACAAGACAGTTAAAAGCACTGAAATGTCTCCAGACCATGATAATACTAGAAGAACCTTAGAAAATCCGAACGGTGATAAAAGCAAGTTTACTGAGGATTCGGGTGCTCAGTGGGATGTCTTTCGGAGAGAAGATGTACCAAAGCTCTTGGAATACCTCAAAAGGCATCATGATGAATTTTCTTATAGCCATGAATACCAAGAGGAG ATGGTTCATCCAATTCTTGATCAGAGCTTCTATCTCAACAATTTTCACAAAATGAGACTTAAGGAGGAATTTG AAATTGAACCATGGACATTTGAGCAACATGTTGGAGAAGCTGTTATCATTCCTACTGGATGTCCATACCAAATTCGGAATCCTAAG TGTTCTGTTCATGTGGTATTGGAGTTTGTTTCCCCTGAGAACGTTTCTGAAAGCATCCAATTGATCGATGAGGTTCGTCTGCTTCCAAAAGACCATATAGCAAAAGTAGACAAGCTTGAG GTGAAGAAGATGGCTCTCTATAGCATGAATACAGCAATTAAAGAAATACGTGACTTTACAAGCAAAGCTTGA